Proteins encoded together in one Kitasatospora albolonga window:
- a CDS encoding SigE family RNA polymerase sigma factor — protein sequence MAQGEVLAFEDYVRTRQEALLRSARRLVPDPVDAQDLLQTALVRTYGRWDGIADKSLADAYLRRVMINTRTEWWRARKLDEVPTEQLPDASVDDGSEQRADRALLMDILGILAPKQRSVVVLRHWEQMSTEETAAALGMSAGTVKSTLHRALARLRQELESRELTSREAVARETGSHRGTGSGPEAGGRREAGSHRSAAPAATGRVPAQRSKVTSVVGARAQRNGRHDERGRERCAA from the coding sequence ATGGCGCAGGGCGAGGTGCTCGCGTTCGAGGACTACGTACGCACACGGCAGGAGGCGCTGCTGCGCAGCGCACGGCGTCTGGTTCCCGACCCCGTGGACGCGCAGGACCTGCTCCAGACCGCGCTGGTGCGGACGTACGGCCGCTGGGACGGCATCGCCGACAAGTCCCTCGCCGACGCCTATCTGCGCCGCGTCATGATCAACACCCGTACGGAGTGGTGGCGGGCGCGCAAGCTCGACGAGGTGCCCACCGAGCAGTTGCCCGACGCGAGCGTCGACGACGGCAGCGAGCAGCGTGCGGACCGCGCCCTGCTGATGGACATCCTCGGCATCCTGGCTCCGAAGCAGCGCAGCGTCGTCGTGCTGCGACACTGGGAGCAGATGAGTACGGAGGAGACGGCCGCGGCGCTCGGCATGTCGGCCGGTACGGTCAAGAGCACGCTGCACCGGGCGCTGGCGCGTCTGCGTCAGGAGCTGGAGAGCCGTGAGCTGACGAGCCGCGAGGCGGTCGCCCGCGAGACCGGGAGCCACCGGGGAACCGGGAGCGGCCCGGAGGCCGGGGGCCGCCGGGAAGCCGGGAGCCACCGGAGTGCGGCGCCCGCCGCCACCGGCCGGGTTCCGGCCCAGCGGTCGAAGGTCACCTCCGTCGTGGGAGCGCGGGCGCAGCGGAACGGGCGTCATGACGAGCGGGGGCGGGAGCGGTGCGCGGCCTGA
- a CDS encoding DNA repair protein RadA, whose product MAARTKSAKDRPSYRCTECGWTTAKWLGRCPECQAWGTVEEFGGAPAVRTTAAGRVSTAALPIGQVDSRTATARSTGVGELDRVLGGGLVPGAVVLLAGEPGVGKSTLLLDVAAKAASDDHRTLYVTAEESASQVRLRADRIRAINDHLYLAAETDLSAVLGHLDAVKPSLLILDSVQTVASPEIDGAPGGMAQVREVAGALIRASKERGMATLLVGHVTKDGAIAGPRLLEHLVDVVLSFEGDRHARLRLVRGVKNRYGATDEVGCFELHDEGITGLADPSGLFLTRRDVAVPGTCLTVTLEGKRPLVAEVQALTVDSQIPSPRRTTSGLETSRVSMMLAVLEQRGRISALGKRDIYSATVGGVKLTEPAADLAVALALASAASDTPLPKNLVAIGEVGLAGEVRRVTGVQRRLAEAHRLGFTHALVPTDPGRVPSGMKVTEVADMGDALRVLPRRSRQEAPQEDNARR is encoded by the coding sequence ATGGCTGCCCGTACGAAATCCGCGAAGGACCGGCCGTCCTACCGCTGCACCGAATGCGGCTGGACCACCGCCAAATGGCTCGGCCGTTGCCCCGAGTGCCAGGCGTGGGGGACGGTCGAGGAGTTCGGCGGCGCGCCCGCCGTGCGCACGACCGCCGCAGGCCGGGTCTCCACCGCCGCGCTGCCGATCGGCCAGGTCGACAGCCGTACGGCCACGGCGCGCTCGACCGGTGTCGGCGAGCTGGACCGGGTGCTCGGCGGCGGACTCGTGCCGGGGGCCGTCGTGCTGCTGGCGGGCGAGCCGGGGGTGGGCAAGTCGACGCTGCTGCTGGACGTGGCGGCCAAGGCAGCGAGCGACGACCACCGCACGCTCTATGTGACCGCCGAGGAGTCCGCGAGCCAGGTCCGGCTGCGGGCCGACCGCATCCGGGCGATCAACGACCACCTCTACCTCGCGGCGGAGACGGACCTGTCGGCGGTGCTCGGGCACCTGGACGCGGTGAAGCCCTCGCTGCTGATCCTGGACTCGGTGCAGACGGTCGCCTCGCCCGAGATCGACGGCGCGCCCGGCGGGATGGCCCAGGTCCGGGAGGTCGCCGGGGCGCTGATCAGGGCCTCCAAGGAGCGCGGGATGGCCACGCTGCTCGTCGGCCATGTCACGAAGGACGGGGCGATCGCCGGGCCCCGGCTGCTGGAGCACCTGGTCGACGTGGTGCTCTCCTTCGAGGGCGACCGCCACGCCCGGCTGCGCCTGGTGCGCGGCGTCAAGAACCGTTACGGGGCGACCGACGAGGTCGGCTGCTTCGAGCTGCACGACGAGGGCATCACCGGGCTCGCCGACCCCTCGGGCCTCTTCCTGACCCGGCGCGACGTCGCCGTCCCGGGCACCTGCCTCACGGTGACGCTGGAGGGCAAGCGGCCCCTGGTCGCCGAGGTCCAGGCGCTCACCGTCGACTCGCAGATCCCCTCGCCCCGGCGCACCACCTCGGGCCTGGAGACCTCCCGGGTCTCGATGATGCTCGCCGTCCTGGAGCAGCGCGGCCGGATCAGCGCGCTCGGCAAGCGGGACATCTACAGCGCGACGGTGGGCGGGGTGAAGCTCACCGAGCCCGCCGCCGACCTCGCGGTCGCGCTGGCGCTGGCCAGCGCCGCCAGTGACACCCCGCTCCCGAAGAACCTGGTCGCGATCGGTGAGGTGGGGCTCGCGGGCGAGGTCAGAAGGGTGACTGGGGTCCAGCGGAGACTGGCCGAGGCTCACCGTCTCGGCTTCACCCACGCCCTGGTGCCGACCGACCCGGGACGGGTTCCTTCGGGTATGAAGGTCACAGAAGTCGCCGACATGGGGGACGCTCTGCGGGTCCTCCCGCGCCGGTCTCGTCAGGAGGCACCGCAGGAGGACAACGCGCGCCGGTAG
- a CDS encoding serine/threonine protein kinase: MPPLPGAGAHPEAEFPEYAGTYRLEACLGSGGMGVVHLARSASGLQLAVKVVHRPYAADPEFRARFRQEVAAARRVSGAFTAPVVDADPEAVRPWMATLYVPGPTLAEQVKRNGPLAPAELRRLTAGLAEALRDIHRAGVIHRDLKPSNVLLSDTGPKVIDFGISRPYDSDLRTETGKLIGSPPYMAPEQFQRPREVGPAADVFALGAVLVHAATGRGPFDSDSPYIVAYQVVHDEADLSGVPEDLAELVGRCLAKDPAARPTPDEVMAELRPPSYEAAAFIPAQRRPAAVTVVPVAEREGAEDATHVRAAAPPARRGRLVLAAALLLLVAGAGAGGFALWGGGDGDGGSVEAPERKAAQEAVFSPWSIALRTSGSATPVCSSAGAGAALYCAVDGSGTARIDPANGRVLWSDRNTALRDASAPIVSGGVVLSAGPDGKLRAYDPVKGAPVRETGVSASPGSAFPAGSTLLVVADGGTVTALDGTSGVARWKGPLTGHVRPDFGLYDEASGLAYASEHSPDGVSTLVTAVDAATGRAVWQRRLDGMLTPVSTAGAGELVLTSMNRDAEIDGLVRYAPDAREATRIGLPFRLDEPQVVMAGDAAYLLGRGGSLLAVDTGVGGEGGKAELWRLETGVGRGSAPVLGEGGRLYFSAADGRLLAVDTVRGALVGQTRARLSGGKLTYASVLPAPVAAGRMVVGTAPDGSVFAVDGREPGGW; the protein is encoded by the coding sequence ATGCCGCCGCTGCCAGGGGCCGGAGCGCATCCGGAAGCGGAGTTTCCGGAATACGCGGGTACCTACCGCCTTGAGGCATGTCTCGGCTCGGGCGGCATGGGCGTCGTCCACCTGGCGCGCTCCGCCTCCGGGCTCCAGCTCGCGGTGAAGGTGGTGCACCGGCCGTATGCGGCGGACCCCGAGTTCAGGGCCCGTTTCCGGCAGGAGGTGGCCGCCGCGCGACGGGTCAGCGGGGCGTTCACCGCGCCGGTCGTGGACGCCGATCCGGAGGCCGTACGGCCCTGGATGGCCACCCTGTACGTGCCCGGGCCGACCCTCGCCGAACAGGTGAAGCGGAACGGCCCGCTGGCCCCCGCCGAGCTGCGCAGGCTGACCGCCGGACTGGCCGAGGCGCTGCGGGACATCCACCGGGCGGGCGTCATCCACCGCGACCTGAAGCCGAGCAACGTACTGCTCTCCGACACCGGCCCGAAGGTCATCGACTTCGGGATCTCCCGCCCGTACGACAGCGATCTGCGCACCGAGACCGGCAAGCTGATCGGCTCGCCGCCCTATATGGCGCCCGAGCAGTTCCAGCGGCCCCGGGAGGTCGGGCCGGCCGCCGATGTGTTCGCGCTGGGGGCGGTGCTCGTCCACGCGGCGACGGGGCGGGGGCCGTTCGACTCGGACAGCCCGTACATCGTGGCGTACCAGGTGGTGCACGACGAGGCGGATCTGAGCGGGGTGCCGGAGGATCTGGCGGAGCTGGTCGGCCGCTGTCTGGCGAAGGACCCGGCCGCGCGGCCGACGCCGGACGAGGTGATGGCGGAGCTGCGGCCGCCGTCGTACGAGGCCGCCGCGTTCATACCGGCCCAGCGGCGGCCCGCCGCGGTCACCGTCGTCCCGGTGGCGGAGCGGGAGGGGGCCGAGGACGCCACGCATGTGCGGGCGGCGGCGCCTCCTGCCCGGCGCGGGCGGCTGGTCCTGGCCGCCGCGCTGCTCCTGCTGGTGGCGGGGGCGGGCGCCGGGGGGTTCGCGCTGTGGGGCGGCGGGGACGGGGACGGCGGTTCCGTGGAGGCGCCGGAGCGGAAGGCGGCGCAGGAGGCCGTCTTCTCGCCGTGGAGCATCGCGCTGCGGACCTCCGGGAGCGCCACCCCCGTGTGCTCCTCCGCCGGGGCGGGCGCGGCGCTGTACTGCGCGGTGGACGGGTCCGGGACCGCGCGGATCGACCCCGCGAACGGGCGCGTCCTCTGGTCGGACCGGAACACCGCGCTCCGGGACGCGTCGGCACCCATCGTCTCGGGCGGGGTGGTGCTCTCGGCGGGCCCGGACGGGAAGCTGCGCGCGTACGACCCGGTGAAGGGCGCCCCCGTCCGGGAGACCGGGGTCTCCGCGAGCCCCGGCTCGGCGTTCCCGGCGGGCTCCACCCTGCTGGTCGTCGCGGACGGCGGCACGGTCACGGCGCTGGACGGCACGAGCGGGGTGGCCCGGTGGAAGGGCCCGCTGACGGGGCACGTACGGCCGGACTTCGGGCTGTACGACGAGGCGTCCGGCCTCGCGTACGCCTCCGAGCACTCGCCCGACGGCGTCTCCACCCTGGTGACCGCCGTGGACGCGGCGACCGGCCGGGCCGTGTGGCAGCGGCGGCTGGACGGGATGCTCACCCCGGTCTCCACCGCCGGGGCCGGGGAGCTGGTCCTGACGTCGATGAACCGGGACGCGGAGATCGACGGGCTGGTGCGGTACGCCCCCGACGCGCGGGAGGCCACCCGGATCGGGCTGCCCTTCCGGCTGGACGAGCCGCAGGTGGTCATGGCCGGGGACGCCGCGTATCTGCTGGGCCGGGGCGGTTCGCTGCTGGCCGTGGACACGGGGGTGGGCGGCGAGGGCGGGAAGGCCGAGCTGTGGCGGCTGGAGACCGGGGTGGGGAGGGGGTCCGCGCCCGTGCTCGGGGAGGGCGGGCGCCTGTACTTCTCGGCCGCCGACGGGCGGCTGCTGGCCGTCGACACCGTCCGGGGTGCGCTGGTGGGGCAGACCCGGGCGCGGCTGAGCGGGGGGAAGCTGACGTACGCCTCGGTCCTGCCCGCTCCGGTGGCGGCGGGGCGGATGGTGGTGGGGACGGCTCCGGACGGGTCGGTCTTCGCGGTGGACGGGCGGGAGCCGGGGGGCTGGTGA
- a CDS encoding TetR family transcriptional regulator, producing MTEDAPAPRRRGRPSRKAAAEGPDARTRILRAARTEFAERGYDKTSIRQVAKAAGVDAALVHHYFGTKDEVFAAAVELSFEPALVIPEVLGGPPEGLGERLAHYFLSVWENPATRAPLLAVLRSALTHEAAAKVLRGFVLRRLLERIAADLDVPDATFRAELAASHMIGIAMLRYVIRAEPLASADPEDIVAMVAPTLQRYLTES from the coding sequence GTGACCGAGGACGCGCCCGCCCCCCGGCGCCGGGGCCGCCCCTCCCGCAAGGCCGCCGCCGAGGGACCCGACGCCCGTACGCGCATCCTGCGGGCGGCCCGTACCGAGTTCGCCGAGCGCGGCTACGACAAGACCTCGATCCGCCAGGTCGCCAAGGCCGCCGGGGTCGACGCGGCCCTCGTCCACCACTACTTCGGTACGAAGGACGAGGTCTTCGCCGCCGCCGTCGAGCTCTCCTTCGAACCGGCCCTCGTCATCCCCGAGGTCCTCGGCGGCCCCCCGGAGGGCCTCGGGGAGCGGCTGGCGCACTACTTCCTCTCCGTATGGGAGAACCCCGCCACCCGCGCCCCGCTCCTGGCGGTCCTGCGCTCGGCGCTCACCCACGAGGCGGCGGCGAAGGTGCTGCGCGGCTTCGTCCTGCGGCGGCTGCTGGAGCGGATCGCGGCGGACCTCGACGTGCCGGACGCCACCTTCCGCGCGGAGCTGGCCGCCTCGCACATGATCGGCATCGCGATGCTGCGGTACGTGATCCGCGCCGAGCCGCTCGCCTCGGCCGACCCGGAGGACATCGTCGCGATGGTGGCGCCGACGCTCCAGAGATACTTGACGGAGAGCTGA
- a CDS encoding dihydroxy-acid dehydratase, translated as MPQLRSRTVTHGRNMAGARALMRASGVASADIGKPIIAVANSFTEFVPGHTHLAPVGRIVSEAIQAAGAVPREFNTIAVDDGIAMGHGGMLYSLPSRDLIADSVEYMVEAHCADALICISNCDKITPGMLMAAMRLNIPTVFVSGGPMEAGKATLVDGTVRKLDLVNAISDAVDESISDEDILRIEENACPTCGSCSGMFTANSMNCLTEALGLSLPGNGSVLATHTARKALYENAGRTVVEITRRYYEQDDATVLPRAIGTRAAFDNAMALDIAMGGSTNTILHLLAAAQEAELDYDLADINEVSRRVPCLSKVAPNVAPGGTYYMEDVHRAGGIPALLGELHRGGLLNEDVHSVHSDTLAEWLKNWDVRGGSPSPEAVELWHAAPGCVRSATAFSQSERWDTLDLDAAGGCIRDVEHAYSKDGGLAVLKGNLAEDGCVVKTAGVDESIWTFEGPAVVCESQDEAVDKILRKEIKAGDVVVIRYEGPRGGPGMQEMLYPTSFLKGRGLGKVCALVTDGRFSGGTSGLSIGHASPEAASGGTIALVEDGDRIRIDIPNRSIELLVDDAELATRREALNGVYAPKARDRKVSAALRAYAAMATSADRGAVRDVSKLG; from the coding sequence ATGCCCCAGCTGAGGTCCCGCACGGTCACCCACGGACGCAACATGGCGGGCGCGCGCGCCCTTATGCGCGCGTCGGGCGTAGCGAGCGCGGACATCGGCAAGCCGATCATCGCGGTCGCCAACTCCTTCACCGAGTTCGTCCCCGGCCACACCCACCTCGCCCCGGTCGGCCGGATCGTCTCCGAGGCGATCCAGGCGGCGGGCGCGGTCCCGCGCGAGTTCAACACCATCGCCGTGGACGACGGCATCGCGATGGGCCACGGCGGCATGCTCTACAGCCTGCCCTCGCGCGACCTGATCGCCGACTCCGTCGAGTACATGGTCGAGGCGCACTGCGCCGACGCGCTGATCTGCATCTCCAACTGCGACAAGATCACCCCGGGCATGCTGATGGCCGCCATGCGCCTCAACATCCCGACCGTCTTCGTCTCCGGCGGCCCGATGGAGGCAGGCAAAGCCACCCTCGTCGACGGGACCGTGCGAAAACTCGACCTGGTCAACGCCATCAGCGACGCGGTCGACGAGTCCATCTCCGACGAGGACATCCTCCGTATCGAGGAGAACGCCTGCCCCACCTGCGGCAGCTGTTCCGGCATGTTCACCGCCAACTCGATGAACTGCCTGACCGAGGCCCTCGGCCTCTCCCTCCCCGGCAACGGCTCGGTCCTCGCCACCCACACCGCCCGCAAGGCGCTGTACGAGAACGCGGGCCGCACGGTCGTCGAGATCACCCGGCGCTACTACGAGCAGGACGACGCGACGGTCCTGCCCCGCGCCATCGGCACCCGCGCCGCGTTCGACAACGCCATGGCGCTGGACATCGCCATGGGCGGCTCCACCAACACGATCCTCCACCTGCTCGCCGCCGCCCAGGAAGCCGAGCTGGACTACGACCTGGCGGACATCAACGAGGTCTCGCGCCGCGTGCCGTGCCTCTCCAAGGTCGCCCCGAACGTCGCCCCCGGCGGCACGTACTACATGGAGGACGTCCACCGCGCGGGCGGCATCCCCGCCCTGCTCGGCGAACTGCACCGGGGCGGCCTGCTCAACGAGGACGTCCACTCCGTGCACTCCGACACCCTCGCCGAGTGGCTGAAGAACTGGGACGTGCGCGGCGGCTCCCCGTCCCCCGAGGCCGTCGAGCTCTGGCACGCGGCCCCCGGCTGCGTCCGCTCCGCGACCGCGTTCTCCCAGTCCGAGCGGTGGGACACCCTCGACCTGGACGCGGCGGGCGGCTGCATCCGCGATGTCGAGCACGCCTACTCCAAGGACGGCGGCCTCGCCGTCCTCAAGGGCAACCTCGCCGAGGACGGCTGCGTCGTGAAGACGGCCGGTGTCGACGAGTCGATCTGGACCTTCGAGGGCCCGGCCGTCGTCTGCGAGTCGCAGGACGAGGCCGTCGACAAGATCCTCCGTAAGGAGATCAAGGCCGGTGACGTCGTCGTCATCCGCTACGAGGGCCCGCGCGGCGGCCCCGGTATGCAGGAGATGCTCTACCCGACGTCCTTCCTCAAGGGCCGGGGCCTGGGCAAGGTCTGCGCGCTGGTCACCGACGGCCGCTTCTCCGGCGGTACGTCGGGCCTCTCCATCGGCCACGCCTCGCCCGAGGCGGCCTCCGGCGGCACGATCGCACTGGTCGAGGACGGCGACCGCATCCGGATCGACATCCCGAACCGCTCCATCGAGCTGCTGGTCGACGACGCCGAACTGGCCACCCGCCGCGAGGCGCTGAACGGCGTGTACGCACCCAAGGCCCGCGACCGCAAGGTCTCGGCGGCGCTGCGCGCGTACGCGGCGATGGCGACGAGCGCGGACCGGGGCGCGGTCAGGGACGTCTCCAAGCTGGGCTGA
- a CDS encoding SH3 domain-containing protein encodes MGKDEQTIEQAEGTTAEAAESTTTAAAAAAAPAALPKYPIAPGYRVNVRTGPGTSYRIVRTLPVGMRIPIYCQKPGERVTGPYGTSNLWDNIANGQFVSDAYVYTGSDGYIAPRCD; translated from the coding sequence ATGGGCAAGGACGAGCAGACCATCGAACAGGCGGAGGGGACGACGGCCGAGGCGGCCGAATCCACCACGACCGCCGCGGCTGCGGCGGCGGCACCGGCCGCCCTGCCCAAGTACCCGATCGCCCCCGGCTACCGGGTCAACGTCCGCACCGGCCCCGGCACCAGCTACCGGATCGTGCGGACGCTCCCGGTCGGGATGCGCATCCCGATCTACTGCCAGAAGCCGGGGGAGCGGGTCACCGGCCCGTACGGCACGTCGAACCTCTGGGACAACATCGCCAACGGCCAGTTCGTCTCGGACGCCTACGTGTACACCGGCAGCGACGGCTACATCGCCCCGCGCTGCGACTGA
- a CDS encoding adenine glycosylase, which translates to MTAMTSTSPQTPQTPQGPQTPPAAALHTPVIGWFEQHARDLPWRRPEAGAWGVMVSEFMLQQTPVSRVLPVYEQWLARWPRPADLAAEAPGEAVRAWGRLGYPRRALRLHGAAQAITERHGGDVPSEHSQLLALPGIGEYTAAAVASFAYGQRHAVLDTNVRRVFARAANGIQYPPNATTAAERKLARALLPDEDERAAKWAAATMELGALVCTARNESCERCPISAHCAWRLAGKPAHEGPPRKGQTYAGTDRQVRGRLLAVLRDALTPVPQAALDAVWEEPVQRARALDGLVADGLVEPLADGRYRLPLT; encoded by the coding sequence ATGACTGCCATGACTTCGACTTCACCCCAGACGCCCCAGACGCCCCAGGGGCCGCAGACGCCCCCCGCCGCCGCCCTCCACACCCCCGTCATCGGGTGGTTCGAGCAGCACGCCCGCGATCTCCCCTGGCGCCGCCCCGAAGCGGGCGCCTGGGGGGTGATGGTCAGCGAGTTCATGCTCCAGCAGACTCCGGTGAGCCGGGTCCTCCCGGTGTACGAGCAGTGGCTGGCCCGCTGGCCCCGCCCCGCCGACCTGGCCGCCGAGGCGCCCGGGGAAGCGGTCCGCGCCTGGGGCAGGCTCGGCTACCCGCGCCGCGCGCTGCGGCTGCACGGGGCCGCGCAGGCGATAACGGAACGGCACGGCGGTGACGTACCGAGCGAGCACAGCCAACTGCTGGCGCTGCCCGGGATCGGCGAGTACACGGCGGCGGCCGTGGCCTCGTTCGCGTACGGACAGCGGCACGCGGTGCTCGACACCAACGTCCGCCGGGTGTTCGCCCGCGCCGCGAACGGCATCCAGTACCCGCCGAACGCCACCACCGCCGCCGAGCGCAAGCTCGCCCGCGCCCTGCTCCCGGACGAGGACGAGCGCGCGGCGAAGTGGGCGGCGGCCACGATGGAGCTGGGCGCGCTCGTGTGCACCGCGCGCAACGAGAGCTGTGAGCGCTGCCCGATCTCCGCGCACTGCGCCTGGCGGCTGGCCGGGAAGCCCGCGCACGAGGGGCCGCCCCGGAAGGGCCAGACGTACGCGGGGACCGACCGGCAGGTGCGCGGGCGGCTGCTCGCGGTGTTGCGCGATGCGCTCACCCCCGTACCGCAGGCCGCTCTGGACGCGGTGTGGGAGGAGCCGGTGCAGCGGGCCCGGGCGCTGGACGGGCTGGTGGCCGACGGGCTGGTCGAACCGCTGGCGGACGGCCGGTACCGGCTGCCGCTGACGTGA
- a CDS encoding DNA integrity scanning protein DisA, with translation MAANDRATAPGKSGQGTGNEALMRASLSAVAPGMALRDGLERILRGNTGGLIVLGMDKTVESMCTGGFVLDVEFTATRLRELCKLDGALILDKDITKILRAGVQLVPDASIPTEETGTRHRTADRVSKACGFPVVSVSQSMRLIALYVDGERRVLEESSAILSRANQALATLERYKLRLDEVAGTLSALEIEDLVTVRDVTAVAQRLEMVRRIATEIAEYVVELGTDGRLLSLQLDELIAGVEPERELVVRDYVPEPTAKRSRTVGEALTELDALSHTELLELPVVARALGYSGSPETLDSAVSPRGFRLLAKVPRLPGAIIERLVEHFGGLQKLLAASVDDLQTVDGVGEARARSVREGLSRLAESSILERYV, from the coding sequence GTGGCAGCCAACGACCGGGCGACAGCGCCCGGAAAGTCCGGCCAAGGCACCGGTAACGAGGCGCTGATGCGCGCCTCGTTGAGCGCGGTCGCGCCCGGAATGGCCCTGCGGGACGGCCTGGAGCGCATTCTCCGGGGCAACACCGGCGGGCTGATCGTCCTCGGTATGGACAAGACCGTCGAATCGATGTGTACCGGCGGGTTCGTGCTGGACGTGGAGTTCACCGCGACCCGGCTGCGCGAGCTGTGCAAGCTCGACGGGGCGCTGATCCTCGACAAGGACATCACCAAGATCCTGCGGGCCGGGGTGCAGCTGGTCCCGGACGCCTCGATCCCCACGGAGGAGACGGGCACCCGGCACCGTACGGCGGACCGGGTCTCCAAGGCGTGCGGCTTCCCCGTCGTCTCGGTCTCCCAGTCCATGCGCCTGATCGCGCTGTACGTGGACGGGGAGCGGCGGGTCCTGGAGGAGTCCTCCGCGATCCTGTCCCGGGCCAACCAGGCGCTCGCCACGCTGGAGCGGTACAAGCTCCGCCTGGACGAGGTGGCCGGCACGCTCTCCGCGCTGGAGATCGAGGACCTGGTCACCGTCCGGGACGTCACGGCGGTGGCGCAGCGGCTGGAGATGGTGCGGCGGATCGCGACGGAGATCGCGGAGTACGTGGTCGAGCTCGGCACCGACGGACGCCTTCTCTCGCTCCAGCTGGACGAGCTGATCGCGGGCGTGGAGCCGGAGCGGGAGCTGGTGGTCCGGGACTATGTGCCCGAGCCGACGGCGAAACGGTCGCGCACGGTGGGAGAGGCGCTGACGGAGCTGGACGCGCTGAGCCACACGGAGCTGCTGGAGCTGCCGGTGGTGGCGCGGGCCCTGGGATACAGCGGCTCGCCCGAGACGCTGGACTCGGCGGTCTCCCCGCGGGGCTTCCGGCTGCTGGCGAAGGTGCCGAGGCTGCCGGGGGCGATCATCGAGCGGCTGGTGGAGCACTTCGGCGGCCTCCAGAAGCTGCTGGCGGCGAGCGTGGACGACCTCCAGACGGTGGACGGCGTCGGCGAGGCCCGGGCGCGGAGCGTGCGGGAGGGGCTGTCGCGGCTGGCGGAGTCGTCGATCCTGGAGCGGTACGTCTGA
- a CDS encoding exopolyphosphatase has translation MRLGVLDVGSNTVHLLVVDAHPGARPLPAHSHKAELRLAELLDADGAIGPLGIDRLVATIAGAVQAAEDKGCEDVLPFATSAVREATNADEVLERVRVETGVDLAVLSGEEEARLTFLAARRWFGWSAGKLLVLDIGGGSLEIAFGIDEEPDTAVSLPLGAGRLTGTWLPDDPAGPEQVRALRRHVRASIARTVGVFSRSGRPDHVVATSKTFKQLARIAGAARSTEGLYVQRCLSRSALEEWVPKLASMTVEERGRLPGVSEGRAAQLLAGALVAEAAMDLFGVEELEICPWALREGVILRRLDHLPVERAALPG, from the coding sequence ATGAGACTCGGAGTCCTCGACGTGGGGTCGAACACGGTTCATCTGCTGGTGGTGGACGCCCACCCCGGCGCCCGCCCGCTGCCCGCGCACTCGCACAAGGCGGAGCTGCGGCTCGCGGAGCTGCTCGACGCGGACGGTGCCATCGGCCCGCTCGGCATCGACCGGCTCGTGGCGACGATCGCCGGGGCGGTCCAGGCCGCCGAGGACAAGGGGTGCGAGGACGTGCTCCCGTTCGCCACCTCCGCCGTGCGCGAGGCGACCAACGCGGACGAGGTCCTGGAGCGCGTACGGGTCGAGACCGGCGTCGACCTCGCCGTCCTGAGCGGCGAGGAGGAGGCCCGGCTCACCTTCCTGGCCGCCCGCCGCTGGTTCGGCTGGTCGGCGGGGAAGCTGCTGGTCCTGGACATCGGCGGCGGTTCGCTGGAGATCGCCTTCGGGATCGACGAGGAGCCGGACACCGCCGTCTCCCTGCCGCTCGGCGCGGGCCGCCTCACCGGTACCTGGCTGCCGGACGACCCGGCCGGCCCCGAGCAGGTCCGGGCGCTGCGACGGCACGTCCGGGCCAGCATCGCGCGGACCGTGGGCGTCTTCAGCCGCTCCGGCCGCCCGGACCATGTGGTCGCCACCTCCAAGACGTTCAAGCAGCTCGCCCGGATCGCTGGGGCCGCCCGCTCCACCGAGGGCCTTTACGTGCAGCGCTGCCTCAGCCGCAGCGCCCTGGAGGAGTGGGTCCCGAAGCTGGCGTCGATGACGGTCGAGGAGCGCGGCCGGCTGCCCGGCGTCTCCGAGGGGAGGGCCGCCCAGCTGCTCGCGGGGGCGCTGGTGGCCGAGGCCGCGATGGACCTGTTCGGGGTGGAGGAGCTGGAGATCTGCCCCTGGGCCCTGCGCGAGGGCGTCATCCTGCGCCGCCTGGACCACCTCCCGGTGGAGCGGGCCGCGCTGCCGGGGTGA